The following are encoded in a window of Novosphingobium sp. ZN18A2 genomic DNA:
- the ccmB gene encoding heme exporter protein CcmB: MIRALWAIFLRDLVLLTRGAQGRGGAVLPLLFFVAVAILFPFAVGPDTKLLNRTGAGVIWVAALLAAILPIDRLVEPDLDAGFFDQWALRGISEEALMLVRIIAHWLSFGIPLMLATPIAAALVSLDARQLAVVELGLLVGTPGLAAIGVTIAALTAGLRGGAALGGLLAIPLTVPLLIFGAGSLQQGGEGGLLLLAAASLAALAIAPFAGGAAIRAGRE; this comes from the coding sequence ATGATCCGCGCGCTCTGGGCCATCTTCCTTCGCGACCTGGTGCTGCTGACGCGCGGCGCGCAGGGGCGCGGCGGAGCGGTTCTGCCCCTGCTGTTCTTCGTGGCGGTGGCGATCCTGTTCCCCTTTGCGGTGGGACCGGACACGAAGCTGCTGAACCGGACCGGCGCGGGCGTGATCTGGGTGGCGGCGCTGCTCGCTGCGATCCTGCCGATAGACCGGCTGGTGGAACCCGACCTCGACGCCGGGTTCTTCGACCAGTGGGCATTGCGCGGCATATCGGAAGAGGCGCTGATGCTGGTGCGCATTATCGCCCACTGGCTTAGCTTCGGCATCCCGCTGATGCTGGCGACACCGATTGCCGCCGCGCTCGTGTCGCTCGATGCGCGGCAACTTGCGGTTGTCGAGCTTGGCCTGCTGGTGGGCACGCCGGGGCTTGCGGCCATCGGCGTGACCATCGCGGCGCTGACGGCGGGCCTGCGCGGCGGCGCGGCGCTGGGCGGGCTGCTGGCTATCCCGCTGACTGTCCCGTTGCTGATCTTCGGCGCGGGGTCGTTGCAACAGGGCGGAGAGGGCGGTCTGCTGCTATTGGCGGCGGCAAGCCTTGCGGCACTGGCCATCGCGCCGTTCGCCGGCGGGGCGGCGATCCGTGCGGGGCGCGAATAA
- the ccmA gene encoding heme ABC exporter ATP-binding protein CcmA codes for MQACRLAARDLACRRGDRILFRNLSLSLAPGDALQVTGPNGTGKSSLIRILAGLLRPYAGSVEREGRIALIDERMALDAHVPLERALAFWGRVDGVMERVTALGLDDLLDVPVRYLSTGQKKRAALARVAASGASVWMLDEPLNGLDVDWAKRAQHMIELHRAAGGIAVIASHLPLALDGLQVLSIADHVPDERAGAEADE; via the coding sequence ATGCAAGCCTGCCGCCTAGCCGCAAGGGATCTCGCGTGCCGACGCGGCGACAGGATCCTGTTCAGGAACCTGTCGCTGTCGCTCGCGCCGGGCGATGCCTTGCAGGTAACGGGGCCGAACGGCACCGGCAAGTCCAGCCTGATCCGCATCCTCGCCGGCCTGTTGCGTCCATACGCCGGATCGGTGGAACGCGAAGGGCGTATCGCGCTGATAGACGAACGCATGGCGCTGGACGCGCACGTGCCGCTGGAACGCGCGCTGGCATTCTGGGGCAGGGTGGACGGCGTGATGGAACGCGTGACCGCGCTTGGCCTTGACGACCTGCTGGACGTTCCCGTGCGCTATCTTTCGACCGGGCAGAAAAAGCGCGCGGCGCTGGCCCGCGTGGCGGCGAGCGGGGCGTCGGTGTGGATGCTGGACGAACCGCTGAACGGGTTGGATGTCGATTGGGCCAAACGCGCGCAGCACATGATCGAACTGCACCGCGCGGCCGGCGGAATCGCCGTCATCGCCTCGCACCTGCCCTTGGCGCTGGACGGCCTTCAGGTCTTGTCCATCGCGGACCACGTGCCGGATGAGCGGGCAGGTGCGGAGGCGGACGAATGA
- a CDS encoding 4a-hydroxytetrahydrobiopterin dehydratase produces MAIDPLTDSERDSALDRLSAWTLRDDGLAIRRSFSFDDFSEAFAFMTRVALYAEKADHHPEWSNVYNKVSITLTTHDAGGLSKRDLAMAAAIDRLV; encoded by the coding sequence ATGGCTATCGATCCCCTCACCGATTCCGAACGCGACAGCGCGCTGGACCGCCTTTCCGCCTGGACCCTTCGCGACGACGGGCTGGCGATCCGGCGCAGCTTTTCATTCGACGATTTCAGCGAAGCCTTCGCCTTCATGACCCGCGTGGCGCTCTATGCGGAAAAGGCGGACCACCATCCCGAATGGTCGAACGTCTACAACAAGGTCTCGATCACGCTGACCACGCACGATGCGGGCGGCCTTTCGAAGCGCGACCTGGCGATGGCCGCCGCGATCGACCGGCTGGTGTAG
- a CDS encoding SDR family oxidoreductase, whose translation MSQRKAIFITGGGSGIGRAVAQRFARESWLVGLADINEAGMRETAALLPDGGSTMHRLDVRDRLAWDEALADFAEASGGRIDVMFNNAGVAFGGPLSEMQQSEIDMLVDVNFRGVIYGAQAARPYLAKTPGSCLLNTASAAGLYGIANMATYSATKFGVRAMTEALDSEWSADDIKVRDLMPGFIDTPLLQKPGNTHTNVSMRDSVVEAKLDFIPVEDVAQAAWDAVHGSKVHTLVGKTAKQLSFMSRFAPGLVRRRTLAPMD comes from the coding sequence ATGTCGCAGCGCAAGGCGATTTTCATCACGGGCGGCGGATCGGGCATAGGCCGCGCGGTCGCGCAGCGGTTTGCGCGCGAAAGCTGGCTGGTCGGGCTTGCCGACATCAACGAGGCGGGAATGCGCGAAACCGCTGCGCTGCTGCCCGACGGCGGATCGACCATGCACAGGCTGGACGTGCGCGACCGGCTGGCGTGGGACGAGGCGCTGGCCGATTTCGCGGAAGCGAGCGGCGGGCGTATCGACGTGATGTTCAACAACGCGGGCGTTGCCTTCGGTGGCCCGCTTTCTGAAATGCAGCAGTCGGAAATCGACATGCTGGTGGACGTGAACTTTCGCGGCGTGATCTATGGTGCGCAGGCCGCCCGGCCCTATCTCGCGAAGACTCCGGGCAGTTGCCTGCTCAACACCGCAAGCGCGGCCGGGCTTTACGGCATTGCCAACATGGCGACCTATTCGGCCACCAAGTTCGGCGTGCGCGCGATGACAGAGGCGCTCGATTCCGAATGGTCGGCGGATGACATCAAGGTGCGCGACCTGATGCCCGGCTTCATCGATACGCCGCTGCTGCAAAAGCCCGGCAACACGCACACCAACGTTTCGATGCGCGACAGCGTGGTGGAGGCGAAGCTGGACTTCATCCCGGTGGAAGACGTGGCCCAGGCCGCGTGGGACGCGGTCCACGGATCGAAGGTTCACACGCTGGTGGGAAAGACCGCGAAGCAGCTTTCCTTCATGTCGCGCTTCGCCCCCGGCCTGGTGCGGCGCCGCACGCTTGCGCCCATGGATTGA
- a CDS encoding DNA-3-methyladenine glycosylase 2 family protein, translated as MGLSAHAIAEGLDHVAARSPGIARALERVGYPEPRIRPTGYRTLLRTIVGQQVSVAAAASVWNRLEALLGEDIPPRDLLDAEFDALRGCGLSRQKQGYARSLCELVETGQLDLENLPDDDEAAIAQLVRIKGIGRWSAEIYLLFAEGRPDIWPAGDLAVQAGIGKLLDLPERPGEKETRALAEDWRPHRGAAAIFTWHCYNNPAL; from the coding sequence ATGGGCCTGAGCGCACACGCCATTGCAGAAGGGCTGGATCACGTTGCCGCGCGTTCGCCGGGGATCGCGCGCGCGCTGGAAAGGGTGGGCTATCCCGAACCGCGCATCCGCCCGACCGGGTATCGCACCTTGTTGCGCACGATCGTGGGCCAGCAGGTAAGCGTGGCCGCCGCCGCGTCGGTATGGAACCGGCTCGAAGCCTTGCTGGGTGAGGATATTCCCCCGCGTGACCTTCTGGACGCGGAGTTCGATGCGCTGCGCGGCTGCGGCCTTTCGCGCCAGAAGCAGGGATACGCCCGGTCGCTTTGCGAGCTGGTCGAAACCGGGCAGCTCGACCTTGAAAACCTGCCGGATGACGATGAAGCGGCGATTGCGCAACTGGTGCGGATCAAGGGCATCGGGCGCTGGTCGGCAGAGATCTATCTGCTTTTCGCGGAAGGCCGGCCGGATATCTGGCCGGCGGGCGATCTTGCGGTGCAGGCGGGGATTGGCAAGCTGCTGGACCTGCCCGAACGGCCCGGCGAAAAGGAAACCCGCGCGCTGGCAGAGGACTGGCGCCCGCACCGCGGCGCGGCGGCCATCTTCACTTGGCATTGCTACAACAATCCCGCGCTCTAG
- a CDS encoding 2Fe-2S iron-sulfur cluster-binding protein, protein MPKLIVVNRAGEETTVDATAGLSVMETIRDNGFDELLALCGGCCSCATCHVHVDPASMDRLEPMGEDENDLLDSSDHRNEYSRLSCQIEMSDALDGLKVTIAPED, encoded by the coding sequence ATGCCCAAGCTGATCGTTGTCAATCGTGCCGGTGAAGAAACGACTGTCGATGCCACCGCCGGCCTTTCGGTGATGGAAACGATCCGCGACAACGGTTTCGACGAATTGCTGGCGCTGTGCGGCGGTTGCTGTTCCTGCGCCACCTGCCACGTTCACGTCGATCCCGCCTCGATGGACAGGCTTGAGCCGATGGGCGAGGACGAGAACGACCTGCTCGACAGTTCGGACCACCGCAACGAATATTCGCGCCTGTCCTGCCAGATCGAGATGAGCGACGCGCTCGACGGCCTGAAGGTGACGATCGCGCCCGAAGATTGA